In Isoptericola jiangsuensis, the following proteins share a genomic window:
- a CDS encoding PhoX family protein translates to MTIAPDARPLLPVAGTPHHARGKRSPVTCRLKCADACSHPAPNASANEYFRDVASRAFTRRVMLGGVAAAAAAVVVGADVLGATPASATTATGRGWGAGKTGLAFTAIDPQPMDVDAFTVPDGYSWSPIIRWGDPVLPGGRAFDPARQTPEQQARQFGYNCDYLDILPEDPKDLRSMVETRRGTRGLLVSNHEYTNPDIMFDGSYDAATRRAIERAAHGMTVVEVHRDATGEPWEYDRIARRNRRIHMDTPFTVDGPAAGDALLRTVADPTGRRVLGTLNNCAGGTTPWGTVVSGEENFHGYLRVDGTDPRDARYGLRDAATGYGWELDDPRFDGNNPGYENENHRFGWVVEIDPYDPGSTPVKHTALGRFKHEGANVILAHDKRAVVYMGDDERFDYVYKFVSAHRMRDGHSRAAREHNKQLLSEGDLYVARFTGDSPAAEIDGSGTVPSDGAFDGRGRWLPLVRDGRSQVPGMTVAEVLVFTRLAADAVGATKMDRPEDVEPNPATGRIYVACTNNTNRGTGTNPAADEANPRTTNRSGHVVEIIEDRGDQTATTFRWNLLLVAGDPEVDDTAYFSGFPPEKVSPISCPDNLAFDTAGNLWISTDGQPSTIQKCDGLFKVTLDGRDRGRVEQFLAVPRGAETCGPVVDARDSMAYVNVQHPGEDGSWDAQTSAFPDYLAAGEQVTGAWSGPRPSTVQVYRTDRRHDRWDRRKDRDRFDGPGPFPWQRGTGRR, encoded by the coding sequence ATGACGATCGCCCCCGACGCGCGCCCGCTGCTGCCGGTCGCCGGCACGCCCCACCACGCCCGCGGCAAGCGCAGCCCCGTCACCTGCCGGCTCAAGTGCGCCGACGCCTGCTCCCACCCCGCCCCCAACGCCAGCGCCAACGAGTACTTCCGCGACGTCGCCTCCCGCGCGTTCACCCGGCGCGTCATGCTCGGCGGCGTCGCCGCGGCCGCCGCGGCCGTCGTCGTCGGGGCCGACGTCCTCGGCGCCACGCCCGCCTCCGCGACCACCGCCACCGGCCGCGGCTGGGGCGCCGGGAAGACCGGCCTCGCGTTCACCGCCATCGACCCGCAGCCCATGGACGTCGACGCGTTCACCGTCCCCGACGGCTACAGCTGGTCGCCCATCATCCGCTGGGGCGACCCCGTCCTGCCCGGCGGCCGCGCCTTCGACCCCGCCCGCCAGACACCCGAGCAGCAGGCCCGCCAGTTCGGCTACAACTGCGACTACCTCGACATCCTCCCCGAGGACCCCAAGGACCTGCGGTCCATGGTCGAGACCCGTCGCGGCACCCGAGGCCTGCTCGTCTCCAACCACGAGTACACCAACCCCGACATCATGTTCGACGGCAGCTACGACGCCGCCACCCGCCGCGCCATCGAGCGCGCCGCCCACGGCATGACCGTCGTCGAGGTCCACCGCGACGCCACCGGCGAACCCTGGGAGTACGACCGGATCGCGCGCCGCAACCGCCGCATCCACATGGACACCCCGTTCACCGTCGACGGCCCCGCCGCCGGCGACGCGCTGCTCCGCACCGTCGCCGACCCCACCGGCCGCCGCGTGCTCGGCACCCTCAACAACTGCGCCGGCGGCACCACCCCCTGGGGGACCGTCGTGTCCGGCGAGGAGAACTTCCACGGCTACCTCCGCGTCGACGGCACCGACCCTCGCGACGCCCGCTACGGCCTGCGCGACGCCGCCACCGGCTACGGCTGGGAGCTCGACGACCCCCGCTTCGACGGCAACAACCCCGGCTACGAGAACGAGAACCACCGGTTCGGCTGGGTCGTCGAGATCGACCCCTACGACCCCGGCTCCACCCCCGTGAAGCACACCGCGCTCGGCCGCTTCAAGCACGAGGGCGCCAACGTCATCCTCGCTCACGACAAGCGCGCCGTCGTCTACATGGGCGACGACGAACGCTTCGACTACGTCTACAAGTTCGTCTCGGCGCACCGCATGCGCGACGGCCACAGCCGCGCCGCCCGCGAGCACAACAAGCAGCTCCTCAGCGAGGGCGACCTCTACGTCGCCCGGTTCACCGGCGACTCCCCGGCCGCCGAGATCGACGGCAGCGGCACCGTCCCCTCCGACGGCGCCTTCGACGGCCGCGGCCGGTGGCTGCCCCTCGTCCGCGACGGCCGCTCCCAGGTCCCCGGCATGACCGTCGCCGAGGTCCTCGTCTTCACCCGCCTCGCCGCCGACGCCGTCGGCGCCACCAAGATGGACCGCCCCGAGGACGTCGAACCCAACCCCGCCACCGGGCGCATCTACGTCGCCTGCACCAACAACACCAACCGCGGCACCGGCACCAACCCCGCCGCCGACGAGGCCAACCCCCGCACCACCAACCGCAGCGGGCACGTCGTCGAGATCATCGAGGACCGCGGCGACCAGACCGCCACCACGTTCCGCTGGAACCTCCTCCTCGTGGCCGGCGACCCCGAGGTCGACGACACCGCCTACTTCTCCGGCTTCCCGCCCGAGAAGGTGTCGCCCATCTCCTGCCCCGACAACCTCGCCTTCGACACCGCCGGCAACCTCTGGATCTCCACCGACGGCCAGCCGTCCACCATCCAGAAGTGCGACGGCCTGTTCAAGGTCACCCTCGACGGGCGCGATCGGGGCCGCGTCGAACAGTTCCTCGCCGTCCCGCGCGGCGCCGAGACCTGCGGCCCCGTCGTCGACGCCCGCGACTCCATGGCGTACGTCAACGTCCAGCACCCCGGCGAGGACGGCTCCTGGGACGCGCAGACCTCCGCGTTCCCCGACTACCTCGCCGCGGGCGAGCAGGTCACCGGCGCCTGGAGCGGGCCCCGCCCCTCCACGGTGCAGGTCTACCGCACCGACCGTCGCCACGACCGCTGGGACCGCCGCAAGGACCGTGACCGCTTCGACGGCCCCGGCCCCTTCCCCTGGCAGCGAGGCACCGGCCGCCGCTGA
- a CDS encoding response regulator transcription factor, with protein sequence MRILVVEDEPVLAKALRRGLQAEGFAVDVAPDGESGLALALDGDHDVVVLDLMLPRRSGLDVLRTMRREEVWTPVLVLSAKDTDADVTRGLDVGADDYLPKPFAFSVLVARLRALLRRGAPPRPTLLRAGALTLDPATREVRRDGEPVELTTRETALLEHLMRRPGEVLSKVELRDHVWDAAGDDLNVVEVYVGYLRRKLGRGAVETVRGAGYRVVGR encoded by the coding sequence GTGCGCATCCTGGTGGTGGAGGACGAGCCGGTGCTCGCCAAGGCCCTGCGCCGCGGCCTGCAGGCCGAGGGGTTCGCCGTCGACGTCGCCCCCGACGGCGAGTCCGGGCTCGCGCTCGCGCTCGACGGCGACCACGACGTCGTCGTCCTCGACCTCATGCTCCCGCGCCGCTCCGGCCTCGACGTGCTGCGCACGATGCGCCGCGAGGAGGTCTGGACGCCCGTCCTCGTCCTCAGCGCCAAGGACACCGACGCCGACGTCACCCGCGGACTCGACGTCGGCGCCGACGACTACCTGCCCAAGCCCTTCGCGTTCAGCGTGCTCGTCGCCCGGCTGCGCGCCCTGCTGCGGCGCGGCGCCCCGCCCCGCCCCACGCTCCTGCGGGCGGGCGCCCTCACCCTCGACCCCGCCACCCGCGAGGTGCGGCGCGACGGCGAGCCGGTCGAGCTCACCACCCGCGAGACCGCGCTGCTGGAGCACCTCATGCGCCGCCCCGGGGAGGTCCTGTCCAAGGTCGAGCTGCGCGACCACGTGTGGGACGCCGCCGGCGACGACCTCAACGTCGTCGAGGTGTACGTCGGCTACCTGCGCCGCAAGCTCGGCCGCGGCGCCGTCGAGACGGTGCGGGGCGCCGGATACCGGGTCGTGGGCCGGTGA
- a CDS encoding ABC transporter permease subunit, whose protein sequence is MSLAETTAAPVASAPRATARLLRSELRLVFGRVRNLVLLAGLACVPLLVGTVLFVTQGTPVAGQGPPFLDRVTGNGLFLVFAALVSCLPFLLPLCVAIVSGDAVAGEASAGTLRYLLVVPVPRTRLLLAKAVAALAYAGAAVLAIAVVGLVAGAAYFGVGDVVLLSGDTIPLAEGMLRALGVVGYVVLSLTGLVAVGLFLSTLTEVPVAAMAATVVVAIVSGVLDALPQLSAIHPALLTHHWLDLGEFLRLQVDASTLAAGLAVQAAWVAIFGTLAWSRFTTADVSS, encoded by the coding sequence ATGTCGCTCGCTGAGACCACGGCGGCGCCCGTCGCGTCCGCGCCCCGCGCCACGGCCCGCCTGCTGCGCAGCGAGCTGCGCCTCGTGTTCGGCCGGGTGCGCAACCTCGTGCTGCTCGCCGGACTGGCGTGCGTCCCGCTCCTGGTCGGCACCGTCCTGTTCGTCACGCAGGGCACGCCCGTGGCCGGGCAGGGACCGCCGTTCCTCGACCGCGTCACCGGCAACGGCCTGTTCCTCGTGTTCGCCGCGCTGGTGAGCTGCCTGCCGTTCCTCCTTCCGCTGTGCGTCGCCATCGTCTCCGGCGACGCCGTCGCGGGGGAGGCGTCCGCCGGCACGCTGCGCTACCTGCTCGTCGTGCCCGTCCCGCGCACCCGCCTGCTCCTGGCCAAGGCCGTCGCGGCGCTCGCCTACGCGGGCGCCGCCGTCCTCGCCATCGCCGTGGTCGGCCTCGTCGCGGGCGCGGCCTACTTCGGCGTCGGCGACGTCGTGCTGCTGTCGGGCGACACGATCCCGCTCGCCGAGGGCATGCTCCGCGCCCTCGGCGTCGTCGGCTACGTCGTCCTCTCCCTGACGGGGCTGGTCGCGGTCGGCCTGTTCCTGTCCACGCTCACCGAGGTCCCCGTGGCGGCGATGGCCGCCACCGTCGTCGTGGCCATCGTCAGCGGCGTGCTCGACGCCCTGCCGCAGCTGTCCGCGATCCACCCGGCGCTGCTCACGCACCACTGGCTCGACCTCGGGGAGTTCCTGCGGCTGCAGGTGGACGCCTCGACGCTGGCCGCGGGGCTGGCCGTGCAGGCCGCGTGGGTCGCGATCTTCGGCACGCTCGCGTGGAGCCGCTTCACGACGGCGGACGTGTCCTCCTGA
- the glp gene encoding gephyrin-like molybdotransferase Glp, whose product MDHHADRRAVPEHQEAVRGLVEAGLAAARRATTLPLAGLLAAAAAGVLAPRTLVADAVAGLDLPGFDNSQMDGYAVGAADLAGATPARPVVLPVAAPVPAGTQPPPLEAGTAAPVMTGAPVPAGADAVVKIEDADPPAFPDPAARAGVRFATPAAAGTFVRRRGSDVAAGDVVVPAGTPVGPPQLGVLVASGVTEVEVAEAPHVLLVSTGSELVPAGETLGPAQLHDANGAALTAALAQVGCRVTPRVVADDPAALRAVLADAPADVALVVTSGGVSAGAYEVVRQTLTDAWFGHVAVQPGGPQGLGTVTLGAPGDPPEVPLVAFPGNPVSALVSFELFLRPVLAAATGAGPAHRPRGRAPLATAVDSPPHLHQVRRGRLDPDGRVALVGGPGSHLLAHLAAATLLVHVPPGVAHLPAGAEVDYWEIR is encoded by the coding sequence ATGGATCACCACGCCGACCGGCGGGCCGTGCCCGAGCACCAGGAGGCGGTCCGCGGACTGGTCGAGGCAGGGCTCGCCGCCGCGCGGCGGGCCACGACCCTGCCGCTCGCCGGGCTCCTCGCCGCGGCGGCCGCGGGCGTCCTCGCCCCGCGCACCCTCGTGGCCGACGCCGTCGCCGGGCTGGACCTGCCGGGCTTCGACAACTCCCAGATGGACGGGTACGCCGTGGGCGCCGCCGACCTGGCCGGGGCGACGCCAGCGCGCCCGGTCGTGCTGCCCGTCGCCGCGCCCGTCCCGGCCGGCACGCAGCCACCGCCGCTGGAGGCCGGCACCGCCGCGCCCGTCATGACCGGCGCCCCCGTCCCCGCCGGCGCCGACGCCGTCGTGAAGATCGAGGACGCCGATCCGCCCGCGTTCCCCGACCCCGCCGCCCGCGCCGGCGTCCGGTTCGCCACCCCCGCCGCTGCCGGCACGTTCGTCCGCCGCCGCGGGTCCGACGTCGCCGCGGGGGACGTCGTCGTCCCCGCGGGCACGCCGGTCGGCCCGCCGCAGCTCGGCGTGCTCGTCGCGTCGGGCGTCACCGAGGTGGAGGTCGCCGAGGCGCCGCACGTCCTGCTGGTCTCCACCGGGTCCGAGCTCGTGCCCGCCGGCGAGACCCTCGGCCCCGCGCAGCTCCACGACGCCAACGGCGCCGCCCTCACCGCCGCGCTCGCCCAGGTCGGGTGCCGGGTCACGCCCCGCGTCGTCGCGGACGACCCCGCCGCCCTGCGTGCCGTCCTCGCCGACGCCCCCGCCGACGTCGCGCTCGTCGTCACCAGCGGCGGCGTCTCCGCCGGCGCGTACGAGGTGGTCCGCCAGACCCTCACCGACGCCTGGTTCGGACACGTCGCCGTGCAGCCCGGCGGACCGCAGGGCCTCGGCACCGTCACCCTCGGCGCGCCCGGGGACCCCCCCGAGGTCCCGCTCGTCGCGTTCCCCGGCAACCCCGTCAGCGCGCTCGTGTCCTTCGAGCTGTTCCTGCGCCCCGTCCTCGCCGCCGCCACCGGCGCCGGGCCCGCCCACCGGCCGCGCGGCCGCGCCCCGCTCGCCACCGCCGTCGACTCGCCCCCGCACCTGCACCAGGTGCGCCGCGGCCGCCTCGACCCCGACGGCCGTGTCGCCCTCGTCGGCGGCCCGGGATCCCACCTCCTGGCCCACCTCGCGGCGGCTACGCTCCTCGTGCACGTGCCGCCCGGCGTCGCGCACCTGCCCGCAGGTGCCGAGGTCGACTACTGGGAGATCCGATGA
- the moaC gene encoding cyclic pyranopterin monophosphate synthase MoaC, whose amino-acid sequence MSDLTHYRADGAAHMVDVTAKDVTKRQATARGVLRTRPDVVERIATGDLPKGEAIATARIAGIMGAKRTADLVPLCHPLPLSGVELDLVPSGDHVEITATVRTTGRTGVEMEALTAVTVAGLTLYDMIKAVDKAAVLTDVEVVAKSGGKSGDWTREDA is encoded by the coding sequence ATGAGCGACCTGACCCACTACCGCGCCGACGGGGCCGCCCACATGGTCGACGTCACCGCCAAGGACGTCACGAAGCGGCAGGCCACCGCCCGCGGCGTGCTGCGCACCCGGCCCGACGTCGTCGAGAGGATCGCGACCGGCGACCTCCCCAAGGGCGAGGCGATCGCCACTGCCCGCATCGCCGGGATCATGGGCGCCAAGCGCACCGCCGACCTCGTGCCGCTGTGCCACCCGCTGCCCCTGTCGGGCGTCGAGCTCGACCTCGTCCCCTCGGGCGACCACGTCGAGATCACCGCGACCGTGCGCACCACCGGACGCACCGGCGTCGAGATGGAGGCCCTCACCGCGGTCACCGTCGCCGGGCTCACCCTCTACGACATGATCAAGGCCGTCGACAAGGCCGCCGTCCTCACCGACGTCGAGGTCGTCGCCAAGTCCGGCGGGAAGTCCGGCGACTGGACGCGGGAGGACGCATGA
- a CDS encoding sensor histidine kinase, which translates to MRRGWSLRRRLTLVAAGATGAALVLGALALTSVVSQSRVAATDAVLVGTAAQVAALVADDRLPEVLAADEPGEVVQLLDAAGQVVASSPNASRTLPVLAPDTLAATPDGAATRDGTAYGSGPARVLVDTLPTGERVVAALPLAEIEGALRALRLSLGVVVPVLTLTLGLVTWLLLGRALRPVEELRAGAARVSGVGGPGTLPVPDAQEIAALARTLNAMLDRLDASARRQTDFVADAAHELRSPIAALRTTLEVARQHPEAYEGTELTADLAHEVVRLQALADDLLVLARVGASPREVRDVDLRDVVHDAVGDVDLHGEGRAVADPAAVGRVVRNLVDNARRFAATRVLVEVRDGVVTVDDDGPGIPAADRERVFERFTRLGTARGRDSGGTGLGLAIAREVAREHGGDVTLDDGPLGGLRATVTLPVPPTGRPSQATASSSR; encoded by the coding sequence GTGAGACGGGGCTGGTCCCTGCGCCGGCGGCTCACCCTCGTGGCCGCCGGCGCGACCGGCGCCGCCCTCGTCCTCGGCGCGCTGGCCCTCACCTCCGTCGTGTCGCAGAGCCGGGTGGCCGCCACCGACGCCGTGCTGGTCGGGACCGCCGCCCAGGTCGCCGCCCTCGTCGCCGACGACCGGCTCCCCGAGGTGCTCGCTGCCGACGAGCCCGGCGAGGTCGTCCAGCTCCTCGACGCCGCCGGGCAGGTCGTCGCGTCCTCCCCCAACGCGAGCCGCACCCTGCCCGTCCTCGCGCCCGACACCCTCGCCGCCACGCCCGACGGCGCCGCGACCCGCGACGGCACCGCCTACGGCAGCGGACCCGCCCGCGTCCTGGTGGACACCCTGCCGACCGGCGAGCGCGTCGTCGCCGCCCTCCCCCTGGCCGAGATCGAGGGGGCGCTGCGCGCCCTGCGCCTCTCGCTCGGCGTCGTCGTCCCCGTGCTCACCCTCACGCTCGGCCTGGTGACGTGGTTGCTGCTCGGCCGCGCCCTGCGCCCCGTCGAGGAGCTGCGCGCCGGCGCCGCGCGGGTCAGCGGCGTCGGCGGACCCGGCACGCTCCCCGTCCCCGACGCCCAGGAGATCGCCGCGCTCGCCCGCACCCTCAACGCGATGCTCGACCGCCTCGACGCCTCCGCCCGGCGCCAGACCGACTTCGTGGCCGACGCCGCCCACGAGCTCCGCTCCCCCATCGCCGCGCTGCGCACCACTCTCGAGGTCGCCCGGCAGCACCCCGAGGCGTACGAGGGCACCGAGCTCACCGCCGACCTCGCCCACGAGGTGGTCCGCCTCCAGGCGCTCGCGGACGACCTGCTCGTGCTCGCCCGGGTGGGCGCCTCCCCCCGGGAGGTGCGGGACGTCGACCTGCGCGACGTGGTCCACGACGCCGTCGGCGACGTGGACCTGCACGGCGAGGGCCGCGCGGTCGCCGACCCCGCCGCGGTGGGCCGGGTGGTGCGCAACCTCGTGGACAACGCGCGACGGTTCGCGGCCACCCGGGTGCTGGTCGAGGTGCGCGACGGCGTCGTGACGGTGGACGACGACGGTCCGGGGATCCCGGCGGCCGACCGGGAGCGGGTGTTCGAGCGGTTCACGCGGCTCGGCACGGCGCGTGGCCGCGACTCCGGCGGGACCGGGCTGGGGCTCGCCATCGCGCGCGAGGTCGCCCGGGAGCACGGGGGCGACGTGACGCTGGACGACGGCCCGCTCGGCGGGCTCCGCGCCACCGTGACCCTGCCGGTGCCGCCGACGGGCCGACCAAGTCAGGCGACCGCGAGCTCCAGCCGGTAG
- a CDS encoding molybdenum cofactor biosynthesis protein MoaE encodes MTTADGRTEDHPHHGVEGRPADVGSRSARRRRAAVVVASDRAAAGVYADRSGPAAAGWFTTHGWDVLPVVVVPDGEPVRDALLELLDGDAPPDVIVTSGGTGIAASDSTPEATLTVLDREVPGVAELVRARSLAPTDPAKKAVPAAALSRGVAGVAGRALVVNLPGSVGGLLDGLDALADVLPHAVDQLAGHDHPGPAPAATPEGESVVLRADVVDSPLDTLHGELAALVRDDACGAVATFVGHVRDHDEGRGVTALHYEAHPDAATVLHAVAQRVARRVAATTGDRLRVAVVHRYGSLDVGDVAVVAAVASGHRQAAFTCAADLVEELKAEVPIWKEQGFDDGTSEWVGSLG; translated from the coding sequence ATGACCACCGCCGACGGCCGCACCGAGGACCATCCCCACCACGGCGTCGAGGGACGGCCCGCCGACGTCGGGTCCCGGTCGGCGAGGCGTCGCCGCGCCGCCGTCGTCGTCGCGTCCGACCGTGCCGCCGCCGGTGTCTACGCCGACCGGTCCGGACCGGCCGCCGCCGGGTGGTTCACCACGCACGGCTGGGACGTGCTGCCCGTCGTCGTCGTGCCCGACGGCGAACCCGTCCGCGACGCCCTGCTCGAGCTGCTGGACGGCGACGCCCCGCCCGACGTGATCGTCACCTCCGGCGGCACGGGCATCGCTGCGTCGGACTCCACCCCCGAGGCGACGCTCACCGTCCTTGACCGCGAGGTGCCCGGCGTCGCCGAGCTCGTGCGCGCCCGGTCGCTCGCCCCCACCGACCCCGCGAAGAAGGCCGTGCCCGCCGCCGCGCTGTCCCGCGGTGTCGCCGGGGTCGCCGGTCGCGCCCTCGTCGTCAACCTGCCCGGCTCCGTCGGGGGCCTGCTCGACGGCCTCGACGCCCTCGCCGACGTCCTGCCGCACGCCGTCGACCAGCTCGCCGGACACGACCACCCCGGTCCGGCGCCGGCCGCGACCCCGGAGGGAGAGTCCGTCGTGCTGCGCGCCGACGTCGTCGACTCCCCCCTCGACACCCTGCACGGCGAGCTCGCCGCCCTCGTCCGCGACGACGCGTGCGGCGCCGTCGCCACCTTCGTCGGCCACGTCCGCGACCACGACGAGGGGCGTGGCGTCACCGCCCTGCACTACGAGGCCCACCCCGACGCCGCCACCGTCCTGCACGCCGTCGCCCAGCGCGTCGCCCGACGCGTCGCCGCCACCACCGGGGACCGCCTGCGCGTCGCCGTCGTGCACCGGTACGGCTCCCTGGACGTCGGGGACGTCGCCGTCGTCGCCGCCGTCGCGTCCGGCCACCGCCAGGCCGCCTTCACCTGCGCCGCCGACCTCGTCGAGGAGCTCAAGGCCGAGGTCCCCATCTGGAAGGAGCAGGGCTTCGACGACGGCACCAGCGAGTGGGTGGGCTCGCTCGGCTGA
- a CDS encoding LolA family protein, producing MDTSRRLSPRARWALPAAVAGVVAAAFAVPATLGAVASDDLPAVTADELVDRMAAADRVPVSGTVVYTARLGLPDVTVSDLQGAGPLDLLGGSTTVRVWSDGADASRAALLGDVSEYSVVRDGPEAWTYSSTDDEAVHYVLDPADAERWEEMSDGSGPAVEGDVPTPAEAADLALAHARVTTDVTTTEPVEVAGRAAYQLELRPQTDGTLVDRVRVAVDAETWVPLRTQVWSVTDPAAPAVEVGFTDVSFDAPDPSVFAFSAPAGADVREVVVPLPEPGTTGAPSSEALGADAGVAVSGTGWETVVEVSDVDVDAILGATAQGRLPEGSTGSSGADDLFGELTDTQDGEMPGLPELDTQALYEQLTTPVDGGRLLTSALLSVLVTDDGRVLAGSVPPATLEELAG from the coding sequence ATGGACACCTCGCGCAGACTCTCCCCCCGGGCCCGGTGGGCCCTCCCGGCGGCCGTCGCCGGGGTCGTCGCCGCCGCTTTCGCCGTCCCCGCCACGCTCGGGGCGGTGGCGAGCGACGACCTGCCCGCCGTCACGGCCGACGAGCTCGTCGACCGGATGGCGGCCGCCGACCGGGTGCCGGTCTCCGGGACCGTCGTGTACACGGCGCGTCTCGGGCTGCCGGACGTCACGGTCTCGGACCTGCAGGGCGCGGGCCCGCTGGACCTGCTGGGCGGCAGCACGACGGTGCGGGTCTGGTCGGACGGCGCGGACGCCTCGCGCGCGGCCCTGCTCGGCGACGTGTCCGAGTACTCGGTCGTCCGGGACGGGCCGGAGGCGTGGACGTACTCCAGCACCGACGACGAGGCCGTGCACTACGTGCTCGACCCGGCGGACGCGGAGCGCTGGGAGGAGATGTCCGACGGGTCCGGGCCGGCGGTCGAGGGTGATGTGCCCACGCCCGCGGAGGCCGCGGACCTGGCGCTGGCGCACGCCCGCGTGACCACCGACGTCACGACGACGGAGCCGGTGGAGGTCGCCGGGCGGGCCGCCTACCAGCTGGAGCTGCGGCCGCAGACCGACGGCACGCTGGTGGACCGGGTGCGCGTCGCGGTGGACGCCGAGACCTGGGTGCCCCTGCGCACGCAGGTGTGGAGCGTGACGGACCCCGCGGCCCCGGCGGTCGAGGTGGGGTTCACCGACGTCTCGTTCGACGCCCCGGACCCGAGCGTGTTCGCCTTCTCCGCCCCGGCGGGCGCGGACGTCCGCGAGGTCGTGGTCCCGCTGCCGGAGCCCGGCACGACGGGGGCACCGAGCAGCGAGGCGCTGGGCGCCGACGCGGGCGTCGCGGTCTCCGGCACCGGCTGGGAGACGGTCGTGGAGGTCTCCGACGTCGACGTGGACGCGATCCTCGGGGCGACGGCGCAGGGCCGCCTGCCCGAGGGCAGCACCGGGTCGAGCGGCGCCGACGACCTGTTCGGCGAGCTGACCGACACGCAGGACGGCGAGATGCCGGGCCTGCCCGAGCTCGACACGCAGGCCCTGTACGAGCAGCTCACCACGCCGGTCGACGGCGGGCGCCTGCTGACCTCGGCGCTGCTGTCCGTGCTCGTCACGGACGACGGCCGCGTCCTGGCCGGGTCCGTGCCGCCCGCGACGCTCGAGGAGCTCGCCGGATGA
- a CDS encoding ABC transporter ATP-binding protein encodes MTAGAATVDAAVRTSGLTKRFRSGQVGVDGIDLLVPRGAVYGFLGPNGSGKTTTIRMLLGLVAPTTGSVELLGTPMPTGGTTVLPRVGALVEGPAFHPYLSGRANLDRLDAVDATADPATRDRRVGAALDRVGLTAAAAKRYRQYSLGMKQRLGLAAALLRPRDLLLLDEPTNGLDPQGTREVRALVRELADGGSTVLVSSHLLSEIEQVCTHVGIMSRGRLLAQGTRTEIADEGTTQVRVTTRADQRDHAVRVLAGLGLPDARADGDVVTAPLGTVAVEKVAQAIVGDGVDLLGLEVRRPTLEDVFVRLTGEGFDVAR; translated from the coding sequence ATGACGGCCGGGGCCGCGACCGTGGACGCCGCGGTCCGCACGAGCGGCCTGACGAAGCGGTTCCGGTCGGGGCAGGTCGGCGTCGACGGGATCGACCTGCTCGTCCCGCGGGGCGCGGTCTACGGGTTCCTCGGGCCGAACGGGTCGGGCAAGACGACGACGATCCGGATGCTCCTCGGCCTCGTGGCCCCCACCACGGGGTCGGTGGAGCTGCTGGGCACCCCGATGCCGACCGGCGGTACGACCGTGCTGCCGCGCGTCGGCGCGCTGGTGGAGGGCCCGGCGTTCCACCCGTACCTGTCGGGACGGGCGAACCTCGACCGGCTGGACGCCGTCGACGCGACCGCCGACCCGGCCACCCGTGACCGGCGGGTCGGTGCCGCGCTCGACCGGGTCGGGCTGACCGCGGCCGCCGCCAAGCGGTACCGGCAGTACTCCCTCGGCATGAAGCAGCGCCTGGGACTCGCGGCCGCGCTGCTGCGCCCCCGCGACCTGCTGCTGCTCGACGAGCCCACCAACGGCCTCGACCCGCAGGGCACCCGTGAGGTGCGCGCGCTCGTGCGCGAGCTCGCCGACGGCGGCTCGACCGTCCTCGTCTCCTCCCACCTGCTCAGCGAGATCGAGCAGGTGTGCACCCACGTCGGGATCATGAGCCGCGGCCGGCTGCTCGCCCAGGGCACCCGCACCGAGATCGCCGACGAGGGCACCACCCAGGTGCGGGTCACGACCCGCGCGGACCAGCGTGACCACGCGGTGCGCGTCCTGGCGGGCCTCGGCCTGCCCGACGCCCGCGCCGACGGCGACGTGGTCACCGCGCCGCTGGGCACCGTCGCCGTGGAGAAGGTCGCCCAGGCGATCGTCGGCGACGGCGTCGACCTCCTCGGCCTGGAGGTCCGGCGGCCCACCCTGGAGGACGTGTTCGTCCGGCTCACCGGGGAGGGCTTCGATGTCGCTCGCTGA